tgttttataagcattaatatttattttaacattattaatatgatttatttgtcTTCAGAGTGACTATAAACGACCATTTAGTTTTTCATTGGCTGtaaacagagacagagacagagacactgaagaggtttatgacaataaaaagaaaatccaccgcatgcacacacacagacacacacacacaaaaatgaacaGTCACACATCTTTACAAAGATCTCTCCTCATGAAGTTATATGTGTTTATTCGCAGACTCATTTACCTGAACTCCAACCAGACCAGGTGAGTTTAATCCAGTTAGGCAAACATAGTTCAGATGTTACGTACAGTATGTGTTAATCTCTTGATTTAGGAAGTTTTCAttgctgatatttatttatttattcatttgtatttttactgttttaagtTGCAATCAGCAAATAATAAAACAAGTCTTCATCGAGTAAGTAATAATGTAATGCACATACATAAACAGCTCACTTTAACACACGTAAACAAATGCTCCCACATCTACAATCTAGTATctgtaaatacttaaaaaaaatatatatatatatttttttttttgcaagattgtaCCTTTAGGCGTACAACAGCTCGTCCCTGGGGTAGTGCCCTCAAAGGGACACCTTTGCTCCTTCTTTCCTTCATTACCCCTAAAGGGTGCATGTTAGTACCACAGTAATATGTACCCTTAAGGAAGCAATATGTGCTCTTACGGTTTTGAACACCCTAAAGGTATGATTTTTGGATTTATTCATGCttatatacataaattaaaacacacacacaccatataaTCAAATTCAGAAGAGTAAAAGTTTGACTCTGTTTTCATCAGGCCAAAGTGGAAGCTGAAGAACTTTGGAATGCACTCATCGCCGGGGTGTGTAAAACTTCCatcttccatttttttttttttaagttgatccGTAGTTAATGGGGGCTACTGCTTAAGACAAAAACTTTTTTagcttatttttttatggttctgATCAGATGAATAGTGACTAGTGAGAGATGGAAATAGATAAACTGGGAAAcccatatattaaatattaactcCATGAACCAATAAAATGTCTGTTGTTCTTTCTGCTTATTCATTTGTATTGCAGGATTTTGTACAACCAGCCCAGTGCACTGGTAGGGTGAGTATTATGTTTTTTGTATCAACCTTGTTATGGCACATTTCCACTCATGAATGGAATGATTACAGTGCTGTATGTGTGTTTTAATGAAGTCGGACAGGTGTTGCTTCTGTAACATCATGGTTAGCCCCAATCATTTGGGAAGGAACCTTTGACACCACACTAATCGACTTTATCTACAAGCAACAGAATCTCACCATAGCGACCACTGTTTTCGCTTTAGGAAAGTGAGCTCCTTGTGATATCTCTCATAATCTTTCAGTATTTCTCATTTGTTTCCTCTCCTcgatttttctttgtttctggAAATAGTAATGAATAAATGATTGAATAAATTAACCAAAATATATCTCCCGGTATTTGTTTTCTCTGTTTGTTAGATATACACGTTTTCTCAAAGATTTTCTGGAGTCAGCAGAGCAGCATTACTTTGTTGGATTTCGAGTGCATTACTACTTGTTTACGGATCTACCAGAAGAAGTTCCTGAAGTTAAGATGGGTGAAAACCGTAGCTTGACAGTTCGAAAGGTTCCAAGTTTGAACAGATGGCAGGACATTAGTATGGGCAGGATGGAAATACTGGAAAAACTAATAGGGAACGAACTGGCCAATGAGGCAGACTATATTTTCTGCCTTGATGTAGATACAAAGTTCTATGGCCGTTGGGGTGTGGAGACTTTGGGTCGTCTGGTAGGTGTGATACATCCTTGGTTCTTTGATGCTCTGAGGAATCAATTCACATATGAGCGTAGACCAGAATCTCAAGCATACATTCCAGCTGGGGAAGGTGATTATTATTATACTGCCGCTGCATTTGGTGGCTCATTGGAGGATGTACATCATCTCACCAAAACCTGCCGGGAGCAGATGAACATTGATGCTGCAAACTCCATTGAGGCGATATGGCACGAGGAATCTCACTTGAACAAGTATTTCCTTTATAACAAACCTAGTAAACTGCTTTCACCTGAATATCTGTGGCGGGACATCAATGTCGGAGCAgcccaaataaaaataattcgcTTCACTCATGTTGCTAAAAACAATGCAGACGTTCGTCCAAACCCATAGCAACTGTTTCCAATACTCAGCAACACTACCATGGTGTGTTCTCACAGGAATcctataaaatattgtaaatttgTTAACAAGTAATACTGAAAATGATGAAGTCGACAACTGCCACCATAAAATGGATAATCACAGACATGTACAGATATTTATAAGTACAAAGTTGCACCTGGAACTAAATCTGCCAAAGTCTTCTTGAATAAACAATCACAATATGAACTTGTTATCTAATG
Above is a window of Carassius carassius chromosome 4, fCarCar2.1, whole genome shotgun sequence DNA encoding:
- the LOC132139838 gene encoding histo-blood group ABO system transferase-like isoform X3; its protein translation is MHTHRHTHTKMNSHTSLQRSLLMKLYVFIRRLIYLNSNQTSCNQQIIKQVFIEPKWKLKNFGMHSSPGILYNQPSALVGYTRFLKDFLESAEQHYFVGFRVHYYLFTDLPEEVPEVKMGENRSLTVRKVPSLNRWQDISMGRMEILEKLIGNELANEADYIFCLDVDTKFYGRWGVETLGRLVGVIHPWFFDALRNQFTYERRPESQAYIPAGEGDYYYTAAAFGGSLEDVHHLTKTCREQMNIDAANSIEAIWHEESHLNKYFLYNKPSKLLSPEYLWRDINVGAAQIKIIRFTHVAKNNADVRPNP
- the LOC132139838 gene encoding histo-blood group ABO system transferase-like isoform X4, which translates into the protein MHSSPGILYNQPSALVGRTGVASVTSWLAPIIWEGTFDTTLIDFIYKQQNLTIATTVFALGKYTRFLKDFLESAEQHYFVGFRVHYYLFTDLPEEVPEVKMGENRSLTVRKVPSLNRWQDISMGRMEILEKLIGNELANEADYIFCLDVDTKFYGRWGVETLGRLVGVIHPWFFDALRNQFTYERRPESQAYIPAGEGDYYYTAAAFGGSLEDVHHLTKTCREQMNIDAANSIEAIWHEESHLNKYFLYNKPSKLLSPEYLWRDINVGAAQIKIIRFTHVAKNNADVRPNP
- the LOC132139838 gene encoding histo-blood group ABO system transferase 2-like isoform X2, which gives rise to MRTIIPGTMPLRQIFFIILVFFGIVLTGLIYLNSNQTSCNQQIIKQVFIEPKWKLKNFGMHSSPGILYNQPSALVGRTGVASVTSWLAPIIWEGTFDTTLIDFIYKQQNLTIATTVFALGKYTRFLKDFLESAEQHYFVGFRVHYYLFTDLPEEVPEVKMGENRSLTVRKVPSLNRWQDISMGRMEILEKLIGNELANEADYIFCLDVDTKFYGRWGVETLGRLVGVIHPWFFDALRNQFTYERRPESQAYIPAGEGDYYYTAAAFGGSLEDVHHLTKTCREQMNIDAANSIEAIWHEESHLNKYFLYNKPSKLLSPEYLWRDINVGAAQIKIIRFTHVAKNNADVRPNP
- the LOC132139838 gene encoding histo-blood group ABO system transferase 2-like isoform X1; this translates as MHTHRHTHTKMNSHTSLQRSLLMKLYVFIRRLIYLNSNQTSCNQQIIKQVFIEPKWKLKNFGMHSSPGILYNQPSALVGRTGVASVTSWLAPIIWEGTFDTTLIDFIYKQQNLTIATTVFALGKYTRFLKDFLESAEQHYFVGFRVHYYLFTDLPEEVPEVKMGENRSLTVRKVPSLNRWQDISMGRMEILEKLIGNELANEADYIFCLDVDTKFYGRWGVETLGRLVGVIHPWFFDALRNQFTYERRPESQAYIPAGEGDYYYTAAAFGGSLEDVHHLTKTCREQMNIDAANSIEAIWHEESHLNKYFLYNKPSKLLSPEYLWRDINVGAAQIKIIRFTHVAKNNADVRPNP